AGCCCCATGCAACACCCTTGCATGGGGCTTTTTGATGACCCTTACCTTACAGAAATAATTGAAACCACACATATATAATGGCCTTTCAAATAAATGTTTGGATTTTATTTCTTTAAGTTGGAAGCACGGGAAATGAATTTAATTGTATCTTGCACCACTATTCTTTAACCAAATAGCACAACAAACGCAAGTATGAGCTGGTTTAAGCGGATCAAACAGGGCATTTCGACGTCAACGAGCGAGAAGAAAGAAGCACCGGACGGACTTTGGCACAAATGCCCGAACTGTAAAAAAACCGTTACTGTAAAGGACCTTAAGGAAAGCCTCTACGTATGCGATAAGTGTAATTTCCACAATCGCATCAATTCAAAGGAATATTTCGAGATCATTTTTGATAATAATGAGTTCGAGGAGCTGTTCAGCAACATCTATCCTAAAGATATGATGGGCTTTACAGATCTTAAGCCTTACAACGCCCGTTTGAAAGACGCGCAACGTAAAACCGGCCTTAGCGACGCAATGCGTGTAGGTGCGGGTAAAGTAAACGGTTACGGCCTCGTGGTTTCCTGCATGGACTTCCAGTTCATCGGCGGCTCAATGGGTTCTGTAGTAGGTGAAAAGATTGCCCGTTCCATCGATTATGCGATCGCGAACCGTATGGGTTTACTGATCATCTCCAAATCAGGCGGTGCCCGTATGATGGAAAGCGCCTTTTCCCTGATGCAGATGGCCAAAACCTCAGCCAAGCTCACCCAGCTGGCGGATGCGAAATTGCCTTACATCTCCCTGATGACGGACCCTACCACCGGTGGTGTAACCGCTTCTTACGCGATGCTCGGCGACATCAATACCGCAGAACCCGGCGCACTAATCGGGTTTGCTGGACCAAGGGTTATTAAGGAAACGATCAAAAAGGACCTGCCTGCTGGTTTCCAGAGCGCGGAATTCCTGCTTGACCACGGTTTCCTGGACTTTATTACAGACAGAAAAGAACTGAAACAACGTTTAGCTACGCTGTTGGAGCTCTTCTCAAAATAAAACACTGAAGAAAAGGTCCATGTATACACATGGGCCTTTCTTTTTTTACTACGATGGCAGAATTAAGGAACAGATCGGCATTTTTCGAGTTTGCGATAGAAGATAAATTTATCGCCGGACTGGTATTGACAGGCACGGAGATCAAATCGATCAGGGGTGGACGCGTAAGCTTTAACGATAGCTTCTGCTACTTCTCCAAGGGCGAACTGTTCGTGAAAAGCCTGCACATCGCCGAATACTCTCACGGCACTTACGCCAACCATGATCCCTTACGCGAACGTAAGCTGCTGCTTACCAAACGCGAACTGCGGAAACTGGAGAACAAGATCAAGGAAAGAGGTTATTCGATCATTCCTCTGCGTATGTTTATGACCGAAAAGGGCATTGCGAAGATGGAAATCGGATTGGGTAAAGGTAAAAAGCTGCACGATAAGCGTGATTCGATCAAACAACGCGAGGCGGACCGCGAGCTGCGCCGCAACTTTAAGGTATAATCAATTACATCCCCCCAATGCATAACATCACAAACCTACATCCTATGAAATACAGTGCTCTCCGCTACCTGGGCATCCTGTTAATGGTCTTTTTCTGCGCCTGTAAGTCGGGTGAAAAGATGTACAATCGCGGTCAATACGATGATGCGGTACGCCTGTTCGTGAAAAAACTGCAAAAGCGCCCGAACGACAGCAAATCACTCGCTTTACTGCCCCGCGCCTACCAGATGGCCGTGGAAACGCATGAAGCGAATGTAAACAGTCACCTCGTGTCTAACAACGCCCTCAAATGGGAACGAGTAAGAGCCGAGTACAATGCGTTGCAAAATCTCTATTATTATATCCAAAGCTCCCCCGCCGCTTTACGTATCGTAAAGCCGAAAGATTATTCATCCGCCATCACCGGCGCACAGGAAAACGCTGCGGAAGCCCGGTATAACCGTGGCTTGCAGTTAATGGGCGAAAATAATAAAGCCAGCGCCCGCAAGGCGTTCCATGAATTTGATGCAACCCTTGCACTCGTTCCTGAGTATAAAGATGCGAAGGCACGCCGCGAAGAGGCATTTAACGCAGGGACTATTTATGTGGCCATCAGCCAGTTGCAGATGCGCAGCCCGTCCTTCCAGTTTTCTGCCGACCAGTTTCGCGATGTGTTGCTGAGAGATTTGCAACGACGCAACCTTGACCGTTTTGTTTTGTTTATAGATGAAAGAGAGGCCCGCGCACAAAAGCTGCGCCCCGATCATTACCTGGAACTCTTGTTTTATGACTTCGTAGTCGGTCAAACCTATGTAGATCGCCTCGAAAGGGAAGTTTCCCGCGAAGTGGTGGTAGGGCAAACGAAGGAGCGCGACTCCACCGGTAAAGTGTTTAACAAGGACGTTTGGGGCATTGTGAAAGCCAAGGTGTTCGTGACCAAAAAGACGGTTACCTCCAGCGGTATGATGGATTACCGGATTACGGAGGTAGACAATGGCCGCCTGTTACGCACGAACCGTGTACCCGGACAATTCGTCTGGTTAAACCAGTTCGGCACCTTCCGGGGGGATGAACGGGCGCTGAGCGATGAAGATCGTAAGCTGATGACGGGCAGAGACATGCTGCCACCGCCGCCGCAACAGCTGTTTACAGAGATGACGCGACCTATTTACGACCAGATGGCAAGAGAATTGCAGTCGTACTACAATAGCATCTATTAAACCAAAACAGCATCGATATGAGAACTTTGTTTATCGCTTTAACAGCATTGGTATTGGGAAGCTGCGCATCCTCCAAAAAAGGAGCAGCTGCCGAAGCCGATTTGTATGGAAAAGAGTGGAAACTGATGGAGCTGAACGGCAAACAGGTGAACACTACCGCGGAACGCCTGCCGACCATCAAATTTGAGAAAGAAGGCGCACGCGTATCTGGTTTCGCCGGTTGTAACCGCATGATGGGTACTTTTACCATCAACGCAGAAAAGTTGATCTTCTCTCCGCTTGCAGCTACGAAGATGGCCTGCATGGACGATAACGTGGAAACGGAGTACCTGGCTGCTTTGTCCGGCGTTAACACCTTCAGCGTGGATGCGGGCATGCTGCAATTGCAGGCCGGCGACACGGTGTTAGCGAAGTTTAAATAATAACAATCCCCGGTCAGTAAGCTGGCCGGGGATTTTCTATGGCAATGAAAAAACAAGTCATTTGTAATTATCCCAGCACGCCCTGGTGATGCTCCCACAGCCGCGAGTAAATAGCCTTCTTCTCCATTAACTGGCTATGCGTTCCCTCTTCCGCCATCACGCCTTCCTGCAGTACAACAATCTTATCCGCATTCATGACCGTACTTAACCGGTGCGCGATCACGATGATGGTTTTGCCGCCGTCGCGAAGCGCTTTCATGGTGCGCTGCACGTATTGATCACTTACCGGGTCAAGCGATGATGTAGCTTCATCGAGGATCAGGATGTCGGGATTGCGGTAAATCGCCCGTGCAATGGCGAGGCGTTGCCGCTGGCCGCCCGAAAGGTTGGCGCCATGCTCCCCAACGCGGGTATTGAAACCATCTGGTAGCTTTTCAATGAACTCCAGCAATCCGAGATGTTGTGCTACGATCAGCGCGCGTTGCATATTTGGTTCGTATTCACCGATCGCAATATTTTCAAGAATGGTACCGGCGAACAGGTCGATCTGCTGCGGCACCACACTCACCCGCCTGCGCAGGCTTTCATTCTCGATATAACGGATGTCCAAATTGCCGATCAGGATATGCCCTTCCTTCAACGGATACATGTTCTGCAAAAGGGCCATGAGCGTTGATTTGCCGGATCCGCTCTCCCCTACTACGGCGGTTATTTTACCCTTCTCGACTTGCAGGTTAAAGTTGCGGAATACTTCGGTGCGGCTGCCATATCGGAACGATACATTATTGAAATGGATGTTGCCGACCATTTCCGGTGTTAACACCACCTTATTGCCGGTGTCCTCCTGCTCCAGGTCCATGATCTCGAACAAACGGTCGGCGGCGATAAGTGCATCCTGCATGCTTTTGTTAGCGCTGATCAGGCTCATGGCCGGACCGGTAAAGTAACCCAATATCGCGTAGAACGATAGTAGCTCGCCCGGGCTTAATTGCCTGTCCAGCACAAACAGCGAGCCGGCCCAAAGCAACACGACCACGAACACACTCGTAGCGAAACTGGCTGCGTTGCCGATGTACAGGTTATTCAGTGTCGTGTAGTAAATGGTTTTCAACAGCTGTATGAATTTCGATTCCGTTTTTACGTTCGCATATTCCTCCAGCCCGAACCGTTTGATCGTTCCGGCGGAGTTGAGCGATTCTACCAGCTGTCCACCCAATTCTGCATTATCTTCCATCAGCTTGCGCTGCATTTTTCTATTTACATTATTACTGATGCGGTACACCACGTAATATACCGGTACTATGCCCAGCATGATCAGCGCCAGCTTCCAGTAATAGGTGAACATCAAACAGAAAGAAAAAATAACGATGAAGATGTTGACGACAAGACTCACCGCTACATCGTTCACGAATACACGGATTTTTACCGCATCGTTAATGCGCGAAGTTATTTCACCTACACGCATGGTATCGAAGAATTGTTGCGGCAGTTTCAGCAGGTGTTTGTAATAACCCAGTATCAGCTGGGCATCAATCTGCTGGCCCGTCTTCAGCGCAAATACGCTTTTCAGGCTACCGATATATAATTGTAAGCCGAGTATGCACAACATGATAATGCCCAGCAGGTTGAGCAAATTACGATTGCCCTCTACCAGTACATTGTCGACGATCTTTTGAACGTAAATAGAGGTGGACAGTCCTAATATGGTATACAACATTGCACCGAAAATGGTTTGCATGGTGACCGCGCGATGTGGCTTTAGCAGGAACCAGAAGCGTTGAAGGTTGGATACTTTTTCATTACCGGGCCGAAATGTTTCGCCAGGTAACAAAAGGATCAATACGCCCGTCCATATTTGTTTGAACTCCTCCGGCCGCATCTTGTGCAATTCGCCGTCAGCCGGGTCCATAACGGTAATGGCATCGGGCGTTACGCGGTACACGACCACATAGTGATGCAAAACGCCTTTCAAAATAACGTGTGCGATGGCCGGTTTGGGAATATTGGGGAGTGATTCGAATGGCCCCTTTACGCCTTTGGCCTGAAAGCCAAGTTTGCCTGCCGCTTCAATGAGGCCCATCACATTCGTGCCTTTGCCATCTGTATAAGCGAACTGGCGGATGCGTGCTACGGGCATTTCGAGGTTGTAATAAGCTGCAACCGACGCCAGGCAGGCGGCTGCACAGTCACTGATGTCGCGTTGCTTCACCAGCGCGCTTTTCTTTACTTTTCTGATTTGCTGACTGCTCATGGTTATCCTTTTCTGGTATTGGGATTCATCCAATCGTCTGCCTTATCATACAACAATTGGAACAAACTGCGTTTGGTGAGAATGAACCGGGCTTGCAGGGTCATGCCCTTTTTGAGGTTGCCTTTTACGCCGTGCGCGGTTTCAACGGCCGCACTGGCAAAGGCGCAACGCACTTTAAATACCGGCTGGTTATCGACCATGGTGAAGTCATTGTCTACCGACAATACCTTTCCTTCTACCAGGCCCCATTCGTTATAGTTAAACGCATCTACCTGGAACTTGGCCGGCATGCCTGCGCGCAGGTAAGCGATATCGCGCGGGGAAACATAACATTCTGCAATCAGGTTAGAGTCGGGGGAGATAACGCCCAGCAGCTCTCCGTTTTGTACGTTGCCGCCGGCATAACGGCCGCTGAATTGCTGTAAAGTGCCGCTCACCGGGGCTTTGATCAGGTTCCATTCCTGTTCTTTTTGCAATTCTTTTGTGTCGGCCTGCAGCCGGCTGGCTTCCATTTTATAACGCCCCAGCTCTTCCTGCCAGGCGCTGCGTTGTTGTTGTACGGTAGAATTATATACAGCTTGCACACGTTCATACTCAAACTTTTTATCGTGCAGTTCTTTTTGCGCTACCACCTTATCTGCATACAAGGTGTGATAGATGTCGAGATCGTTACGGAGCTTTTTAAGCGTGGCCGCCTGTTCCGCCAACGTCGCCTGGAACTTCTGGTACTGCTGCCTGTACAACGCAGATTGCAGTCCACCCCCGCCGCCACCGGCCAGAATCGTCAGGTCGTGAATGTAGGCTTCGCGCTGACTCATTTCATAATTTGCCTGTATCAAACGGCCTTTACTTACATCTTCCTGCAGGCGTAAGATTACCTGTCCCTTCTGCACTTTTTGCCCCTCCGTCACCAGCACTTCTTCGATCGTACCAGGCACCATGGCGCGTAGTTCATTCTTCTCCGCAACGGGACGAATAAGTCCGGCTGCTTTTACAGACACATCTACTTTAATGAATGGTAACAAAATAATGGTAAGTAGTACGGCTGATAATACGCTGATGTAAATCACCTGCGTTCGGACCTTTACTTTGGGAAGCCAGGTATGTACGGAGTTCTGGACGACTTCCACAGGAAATAGCTGCGGCATTCGGTTTTGGTTTAAGCATGAAAATAGCGCCGGTGGTTAGCCGGAACGGTTGATACAATAACAATTTTCAAATGCTTAGACGGTAGGATAGGCTATACGCAATATACAATTAAAATTGAAATCTGCAAGTGCTACCTTTGGGTAGATGAAATGTGTGTTCCCCCTCTTACAGCTCCTGTTCATGGCGATGCCCGCATCTGGCCAGCAGAAAGAAGTTCCGCTCGATATTGCACGCTTTTACCAGGTGGTAAGCTCCACTAAAAACCTGGAGGCGATGGTCGATGGCGACGTGAAAACTTGGCCGGAACCGCAGTATCACCTGCTCACCTACCCGGCCGAAATCCGGTACACGTTTCCGCCAGGTATGGACGTGCGCATTTCGTCGCTGCGTTTTTACGATGGCATGGGTACTGCGGAAGGCAAGCCGTTTAAAGTCTACGCTATCGCACCCGGCAGCTGGAAAAAGCAGTTGATCGCCACCTTTACCGGCGATGCATATAACGAATGGGTAACCGTGCAACTGAAGGCGCCGGTGCGCGCGCAATACCTCGTGATACAAAAAGGCATCCTGTTCCCCACGGAATTTAAGATTTATGGCGATTATACGCCCGTAAAAGAGGCGTTAGCGGATAAGCCGGGCAAACACCCCTTCCGGGATTTCACAGGCGTAAATGGCTTTGAATGGAACATTCTGAAGGACCCCGCGAATGAAAGTACATTCGGGGAGATCGACGTGTCAAAGTTCAACCTGTTAAAGCCACTGTCTGCCATCCGCCATTACATGGATTGGGAAAAGATCGAACATACACCGGGTAAGTATACGTTCAGCCCGACGCGCTCGGGTGCGTGGGATTACGACCGGATGTACCAGGCGCTGAAGGCTGACAATATCGAAGTGCTGGCCTGCTTTAAAACGATTCCTTCATTCATCATCAATACGTATCCCGAAA
This genomic interval from Chitinophaga horti contains the following:
- the accD gene encoding acetyl-CoA carboxylase, carboxyltransferase subunit beta, with protein sequence MSWFKRIKQGISTSTSEKKEAPDGLWHKCPNCKKTVTVKDLKESLYVCDKCNFHNRINSKEYFEIIFDNNEFEELFSNIYPKDMMGFTDLKPYNARLKDAQRKTGLSDAMRVGAGKVNGYGLVVSCMDFQFIGGSMGSVVGEKIARSIDYAIANRMGLLIISKSGGARMMESAFSLMQMAKTSAKLTQLADAKLPYISLMTDPTTGGVTASYAMLGDINTAEPGALIGFAGPRVIKETIKKDLPAGFQSAEFLLDHGFLDFITDRKELKQRLATLLELFSK
- a CDS encoding peptidase domain-containing ABC transporter codes for the protein MSSQQIRKVKKSALVKQRDISDCAAACLASVAAYYNLEMPVARIRQFAYTDGKGTNVMGLIEAAGKLGFQAKGVKGPFESLPNIPKPAIAHVILKGVLHHYVVVYRVTPDAITVMDPADGELHKMRPEEFKQIWTGVLILLLPGETFRPGNEKVSNLQRFWFLLKPHRAVTMQTIFGAMLYTILGLSTSIYVQKIVDNVLVEGNRNLLNLLGIIMLCILGLQLYIGSLKSVFALKTGQQIDAQLILGYYKHLLKLPQQFFDTMRVGEITSRINDAVKIRVFVNDVAVSLVVNIFIVIFSFCLMFTYYWKLALIMLGIVPVYYVVYRISNNVNRKMQRKLMEDNAELGGQLVESLNSAGTIKRFGLEEYANVKTESKFIQLLKTIYYTTLNNLYIGNAASFATSVFVVVLLWAGSLFVLDRQLSPGELLSFYAILGYFTGPAMSLISANKSMQDALIAADRLFEIMDLEQEDTGNKVVLTPEMVGNIHFNNVSFRYGSRTEVFRNFNLQVEKGKITAVVGESGSGKSTLMALLQNMYPLKEGHILIGNLDIRYIENESLRRRVSVVPQQIDLFAGTILENIAIGEYEPNMQRALIVAQHLGLLEFIEKLPDGFNTRVGEHGANLSGGQRQRLAIARAIYRNPDILILDEATSSLDPVSDQYVQRTMKALRDGGKTIIVIAHRLSTVMNADKIVVLQEGVMAEEGTHSQLMEKKAIYSRLWEHHQGVLG
- the smpB gene encoding SsrA-binding protein SmpB — protein: MAELRNRSAFFEFAIEDKFIAGLVLTGTEIKSIRGGRVSFNDSFCYFSKGELFVKSLHIAEYSHGTYANHDPLRERKLLLTKRELRKLENKIKERGYSIIPLRMFMTEKGIAKMEIGLGKGKKLHDKRDSIKQREADRELRRNFKV
- a CDS encoding META domain-containing protein; the encoded protein is MRTLFIALTALVLGSCASSKKGAAAEADLYGKEWKLMELNGKQVNTTAERLPTIKFEKEGARVSGFAGCNRMMGTFTINAEKLIFSPLAATKMACMDDNVETEYLAALSGVNTFSVDAGMLQLQAGDTVLAKFK
- a CDS encoding HlyD family secretion protein, producing the protein MPQLFPVEVVQNSVHTWLPKVKVRTQVIYISVLSAVLLTIILLPFIKVDVSVKAAGLIRPVAEKNELRAMVPGTIEEVLVTEGQKVQKGQVILRLQEDVSKGRLIQANYEMSQREAYIHDLTILAGGGGGGLQSALYRQQYQKFQATLAEQAATLKKLRNDLDIYHTLYADKVVAQKELHDKKFEYERVQAVYNSTVQQQRSAWQEELGRYKMEASRLQADTKELQKEQEWNLIKAPVSGTLQQFSGRYAGGNVQNGELLGVISPDSNLIAECYVSPRDIAYLRAGMPAKFQVDAFNYNEWGLVEGKVLSVDNDFTMVDNQPVFKVRCAFASAAVETAHGVKGNLKKGMTLQARFILTKRSLFQLLYDKADDWMNPNTRKG